Part of the Labrus bergylta chromosome 19, fLabBer1.1, whole genome shotgun sequence genome, TTCTGaaactctttctctctgtgagaCTTCTTTAATGGCAGCAGAGATTGCAGGCCTCGACACACAGCAAACGTGAACAGTAGAATGCATCAAGAGGAGCAAACAAAATTCTCACAAAATTCTCACTTAAAAACTTGACCAACCCAGGCATTGTCAGCTCAGAGAGAAACTATGCTTTTAGGATATAATGACTGGTTCATACTGAAAAAATAGCTATTTTTCTCTGCCCTCCGCCTGGAGACCAATCCAGGCAGGCCTCAATAAAGCTGAAAAAGAATTATGAAAGTAAACATACAGATGTTCCTTCCTGGTTTAGGGTATACTGCACAGTTGCAATTACAGAGCGCACACAGGTATGATGATAGGGCCCGAGACATCACTCGCTTGGGGAAAATTACAGTACATCCCCATATACTCAGGTATTACATGCCTTTTAAAGCTCAGAGAGCCACACTGGCGCTGCCAAAACATCCAAGCCATGGGAAGATGTCGCTGGGTCGCAGACGGTTTCAGGTCAGGGACCAGCAGACGAGGGCAGGCAGTGGTCACATTCAAGGCTCCTTGAATCTGTAGCCTGATGGCTGATGTGTACGATGATGGTTAGGGCATTAGAGACATGATTATAGAATCAAGGCTATGGGGATTTGTGGCTCACTGTATATTAGATATTCAATTGCATTGTTGGAGAGCCATCTACTGGAAACATGGACCATATTACAACTCATATTTAGCCAATACTCTGCAGCATGCTGGGagattgtgttttctttttcatgataTTTTACTGCAGCTGCTGTCTTCCTTTAGATTCGTACTTCGTGCGTggattttttattgatttaagcTCACCATTTTATGGTAAATTTACACAATCTCTGTGCACTTTTTCATGTCGACGCCATGAATTCTGGGTCAACTTCCCACACTCCTGAACTTTTACAGGTCATAATAGGGATGCGTTACATCCTCCCGATGCCACATGTGTGTATTGATCTGCTTTTACAGCTCCCAGCAAGCTGTGTTTAGGGGCCATTTGTTTCTCTAACCCCTTCTTTTGGATCAGACCAGCCAATGCAACCGCAGCACTGGCAAGCTATAAAGTTCAAGTATGTGGACACGTCCGTTATTAAGGAAGGCCATTTTTCACAGAGGTGACTGCTGACCTACatagctgctgacatttcctgtgTCTCCTTCTCTGCAGGGAAGCTTTTATGTGCCCAGTGAGAACTGCCTGCAGAGAGCTCACACGTGGCACAGAAGACTCTGTCGCCTCCTGCTGGTGGCCCACAGAGGCCTGCACACGTACTACACTGCGCTGATGAAGGAAATCCCACAGCTCCAGCAGACAACACTAAATTCAGGTGAGCATAAACACAtctcagacttttatttttattttagattctaaaaaaaaaggtgttgttAATcttctgtaaataaatgaatgaaatacaAAGAATTTAGAGACAATCAGAGCTGAATAGATTCTTCATGTCCACATTGATATATCCAGGGCAATATCAGGACAACATAAGTAGCAATAAATGTTGCTTACTGAAATACAAGAGCCAATAATGCAATgtaaagaaatctaaaaaagaGATAGAACAGACAGGTCTCAAAAGGCAGTTAAAGCTACAAAGCTTTAAaggaaaattaaatgaaagattaaataaagTCAACAAGATGATGAGAATAATACaagcataaaaaaagaaaagggaggaaAAATCACAAGTGAGACATTTGAAAGTGTTATCGTTTGCTATGGATTCAAACTATAAGGTGAAATTAAACATCTAACTGacaaatagaataaaataatagtataatattttgtatttgaaatcCATTGGTGTTGTCAACAGGtaaagataaatgttttttttcttctgaatctTGAATGTATTAAAGATTTCTAAGTTTTTAATAACATTACATAAAATGATCGACTCGTTTCAAATACGTTTTTTACCATGGTGTCCTCACATCACATTGTGTGAGTGTAACTTGATCCTTTGCACTAAGTACAGtgaattctacaattcacttagcagacgcttttatacATCAGaaagtaagtacaacacaagcaaggatctagaaaaaagaaaacaatgtctGTAAGTCCAAACggtcagctttgagtctgattggacacaccgGTGAagcaggcattgcacagaggcaaagcacaacattgacggcagttcttgagagatCTAATCaatatagaaaccatcttaaaagttgccatcatcaaacaaaaaccatcctcattaccaccatcatcatcatcaataatatcgtaTTATCAAGgtcgtaggtattcatgaaagaatATCTTCTCTCCACAGACTTGCTGAATGTAGAAGAAACTCTAAATACCCTGACCATACAGTTACAGGTATGTTCGTTCATCAAACTACACACACGTATCAAAGAGACACAAGGTTGCATTTTAGTTTCCTGATCatgattcttgttttttattcctaCATTCAcactaaatatttttttatttgcgtttttcaacatttatgaaacctttttttgttaataGCTGTCATTTTGAATGTGGTGAGAAACATATATGGCTTACCTGCTGGACCATATATATAAAAACCTTGAAATATATTTGCAAAATCTAAATCTGTTGCATGGTTTAAAAATTGGCCCAATGTGGCTTAATCTTGATCTCAAaggtttacattttattattttttttcaccatgTACAAGATGAATATTCTCAAAATATGGCTGACGTTAaacccagctgtcattgggcgagaggtgggGTACACCCTGGGACAACAGCACTAATGACTATACCACAATACAGCCCAAGTACTAACAAATTATTCTGATACATTCAGttattgttttcaaaaactTGGTTATTTGTTCTATAACGACtgaatattttgagatttttgtaaaaaaatgagATAATTCACACATTAATGATCTTTAGTTTGCATACTTGTATCAAAGGATCAAAGTATGATGTAGGTGTGGACAGGTATAAGTGTCTCACTGATATAACCAGCATGACTTTATTGATTGATGAGTTTCCTACAATGATCCAATGACATGCAGGTCAggcagactgcagacagattTTGAAATGTTGGCAGAAAAAGCAAGGATCCTATTGTAGGATGACGCATAAGTTATTCCTGGAGAACAAATCATTCCATTTGATATTAAAGGtgatccttctttttttctgacccCATCAGCTGCAGGACGGCCATGAAAAAGTAGGAGAGCAGATCAGCAGGGACGTGAGCCAGCTCTGCTCCCAGCTCGCTGCTCTGTGGAGCTGCTTCCTGCAGACCGCTGTGCTCAACCCCCACATCCTCTCCTACCTGGCCCAGGAGCACCACACActcagggtgagagagagagcgcctCACTCCATCAAAGGCCTGCTTACACAATGCTCACCATTTACTGTGTGTTGTCTGAGCCACAGTCCAGACAGCCTCTGTTCTTTAAGTGCGGTGAAGACGACTTGCTTATGTTTAAATTTAGCCATTTTCACCCTCAGCACCCACAGCAGAATACAAAAATACCACGGAAGAATCATAGTTTCATAACCATTGATACTTTAGTTCTGGAGACAGCACCTTAAggcatgttgtttttattttttaaatcagctgttaaataacattttcttgCATGACACTGAAAGGTTTTCTGTTGGCCTGTAAGTCATATAAAAATACTTCTCAAAGTAGGGATGTGACAAGTTTTGATTTAAACTGAAAAGTGATCAAAATGAGAGGTCACTGATGATTGTCAAAATCAGAATCTTTGGACATATTTAGAGAAATAAAACCCACTAAAGTCTACACAGCTTATTAGAAGCTTGGTCCAATGGCAACATGCACTTGGATGAAGATCTTGTCCAGTTTCCTTTAgatcaagcttcaaatttaCCATGACCTTAATGACTGAGACCCTACACAGATATCTACACAGCTTCCCTTAGCAGTTGCCTGCAGCTTCTTTTTTGGAGACTATGTGGTCTCTGTTCGCAACAGAGAAGACCAAGAAACAACTAAGAAAAGTTCAACAGAGCAGGAAAATCTTCCTTTCTGCGAACCTTGATCCTCACACAGCAACATTAATATAATGATTTATATAACTACTTTTTTATAGTATCATTTTTATGACTAGAGGGCATATGGACTTCATggcatcatgtttaaaaaaatcaagccAAAATGGAAGTGCCTTATACGGTCATGCTTTCTTTCTATATTTTTGGTTTATTAAATTTGAGGTGTACCAGATTTATGAAGACACAAGTTTTGACAGAGTCCACACAATAAACTTTACACTTGTGTTTACAGTCCAAGAATGTACCCCATTCCTTAGAAACCTCTGATCCAGAAACTGTATCATTTCCATTTGTGCTAAAGTCATTTCAAATAGGCAATTATAAAAACAGGGAGTGGGAGTTGATCTCTAGTTGAGCTGGAGGATTTGTGTTTGTTGCAATCATTCTGACTGTCAAAGCTATTGGCTCTACCAACGCTTCTGCTGGATCCTTTTTAGAACATCCAAAAAGGTGCAAGTTAGGGGTCAGGATTAATGATCTGATTGATGTCAAATGTTGAAGAGAAATCATGCAAAGCAGGGCAGAGCCAAAAAAGACATGCCAGGTTGCCATCTGCTGTTTGACATCTATAACATATCGGACACAATTAAGGAGACATTTTGTCCAGTTTAATCTTTGAATGGTGTAATCCGGTGGTTCTCAATTGCTGGGTCCGGACCCAAAAGTGTGGCGCAGGACCTTTTTAATTGGGTTGCAAATGTGTGTCTcgaaaaaaaagtgcttttatGTTCATTCATAcgttttgtaccatctgaggtcaAAACTGCACAATTATTTACTAAACAAAtatgattggttgaaaaatatcagaaatttggatCGCTATTTCcttgaaggagttggtggtggctACTCGGTTAAGAACCACTGGTGTAATCTATGTTTGACCTTTTGTTGTATTAATGGAGCATGTGTATATTTTGGATAATTCCTCATCCCGTACTTCTTTTGAAAGTTGACTAGCCCAAGGCCCAATCCAATGGTTGGTAGGTACAAAGAAAACTGGCATGATTTCTAGTGACCTATAGAGGGAGACTCTACCTGTgccaaaaaaaagtctaaatcaTTTGTAGTCCACTGGCAACAGAAGAAGACAATATGTATTTTGGGTGTGTCCaattcttcaaaaaagtaaaaattccCCTTATGTTCCCCTTGTACCCACAGACCAAATCCACTCTTATAAAACAATAAGTCAGATGTCCACAGTGCACAAACCTGACAGTAAAAGGGAACATGTGTTGCAAACTGCAGCTCAGTCAGACTTTCACTTTTGAGATGTTTACTGTAGCAGCAGTCAgaacattgtttgtgtttgctgtctAGGCAccgacctcatcactcctcacagaTTTGCTTTACATGCAGATATTCGAGGAGTGATGAGATAACATCTTACACCCTGTAGCCAGAGTttgcaggtggatgctgggcTAAATCAAAAGTGCAGTACTAGGGCAGTAGAATTGAAGGAGCAGAGGGAACGTCTATGGGACTTGGATTAGGCGCCAAATTGGGAGAGTTAGTTTTTCATGCGATTGTTAAGAATGATATGTCGAGAGGTAGACAGTGCAGCTTGACTTGCCCTCCTACACTATAGTTCAGAGGCAATgctccataaaaaaaaacccagttcAGAGGCATTTTCCAAACAAGCTGTAGACATGTGCAAAGTATGCACCTGAAACCAGAATAATTAGATGCACTTCTAAAGCTCGGAAGCTTAAACGTAACTGAGCAAACTAACACACCCTCCAATGCTATTTCTTTCTAATCATTGGGCTGTTGAATATGAACATGTGCTTCACAGTGGAGTATCTTCCAAGGCTCTCTTATGTCGCTCTGTTTCGTCTCAGTTGTCTGAAAATAATGAACATATTTGCTTTGGTATTAGAGAACCCCGAGGAGATACTATGATACCTCCACCCACAACTGGAGTCAGAATTTCAATTAGCACTTATTCTGTAATTATTGTGGGGTGAAAATACACCAGAAATAGTGTTCCTGGTGATTTGCCTGTCACAGTGGCTGACTTTCAAGGATGATGCATTTTTAAGTGGAGCAAGAAAAGGGAGAACACTTTTAGATCAAGCTTTTGTCACAGACTGGAGAAGTGATTTGAATCTTTCTGTGTGAGCAGAGCTTTGACTCAGTACGACTTCCTGTTTTCATAATTTCATGCTGCAGTGCCATTAAAAAATGAGAATGGGGCTTCCCAAAGGTGacacttgtttttatctgtCTCTTGGAACACCAGGTCAGGCGGTTCTCAGAGGCCTACTTTTTCACAGAGCACCCCAAAGAGATATCTCTGACTTTTCAAGAGGAACTGTAAGTGATAACATTCTTAGTGAAAGAACAGTATTATTCTAGTAGAGAAGGGaattgttaatttttttaatgtaattattATGATTCAGAATCAACAGACATGGCCAGATAGCTACAGAAGTACGGGGCTCAGACTACCTGACTAAGATGCCTCCTTTACCTGTTGAGTGCCTGGACATCGATGGAGACTGGAATAGCCTGCCCATTATCTTTGAGGACAGATATGTCGAGTCCCCTCAAACAGGTAATTATTCACACCTAATCACTGATTTGTGTTGTGTAAGTCATGAGTTGAAGTGTAAAACTGCAAATATGCCTTATCTTTCCAGAGATTGTATCACATGTGCCAACTACTGATGGGCAGACCAAAATAGATCGTGCCATCACTTCTGCTGATGTGATTTTTGAAAGCCGCCAGGGAGCCAAATCACCAGCAATACCTGAGGATCCCTTGGACGGTGACGACTGCATGGACCTGCCCACATATGTTTCACTCATAGCAAAGCAAAGTAAGATGAGCACCCACACCAGTAACCAGCACTCTGTTCCTGCAGTGGACCGTGCTAAGCACTCTCTAACCGAGGCAGAAAACTGGAAGCAACCAGATGAAAAACAAGGCCATCTTAAAAAGAGCTGTAATCCAGGCCTGAGGTACATGGACGTTAAGCCTTCTGATGTGGATCTTTATAGAGGGGAAGGTCTGGTTTGCTCCTCAGAACATAATCCTCTCATTGACTCTGATAACATCAGTGTTGAGTCTCTTCCTCATCATACCACAAATGACAGCAAtgacagagagagtgaaaacAATGAAGAGGAGTCTGATATTGCAATGCCATTAAATCACTCCATGGATGATGAGAATGAGGATGTTCCTCTCATCAGCCTACCCATTGCCTATGCACAGTCAGTTGTATCTCCCTTTTCCGGGGATCTTAGAAAAGAGATGTCTCACCGTGGGGGTCTGGTCAGCTCCAAGATCATGAAACGCTCGTCGTCAGTTATATCCGACTCAGGTATTGAGAGTGAGCCCAGCTCAGTGGCTTGGCCTCTGGAGGTCGCGCTGCGAGGCCGACCTCCTCTAGACTTCTCCAGTGAGCGAGAGATCCCAAAGCAAATAGTGTGCCGCCACCCGGTCCATCGCAGCTCTCTGGAAGGCCTGCGGTTGGAGAGCAATGGCAGCATTCCAAGCGGAGGTATACAAGCCTCTCTCACTTCTATTAGCTCTCTGCCCTATGAAGAAGATCAGACCCAGAGGCAGCTCAGCAAACTCACCAAGTCAGTCTCTGCCCCGCAGATAAGTAGCCCTGAAGACACTGAGGAGGACCATGTACTGCTCAACCAGGAAACAGATAGCTTAGTAGAACACCAGGATTCATTAAGGATTACCAGCTCGTCTTTGAATGGAAACCTGGACCTGGAACAATCTAAATTACCCATTTTACACCCAAGTTCAATGGCAAACGTTGACCATATTAGCTCTGAAATATCAAACTCTGACTACCTGTCAGACACAAGCGGAACCAAGTCATTCCTAAGTGGTTTGTCTGAAGTCTTGCTTTTACAAGAGTCTGTGGAAAGCCCACACGTGAAGGAAAGCACTATTATTGGCAACCAGGGGGAGAAAATGAACCACAGAACAGACATCAGTGCAGTAGGCGCCTCAGTGGAGGATGTGTATCTTGTCAAAACTGAAGCAGTACCCtgcagctgtggaaacacaccATGTGTGCATAAAAGTTTAGCAGATCAAGAGAAAATTAACACTGGAGATGAGTGCCAAAGTTTCCATCAGACCACTTTGCTTAGTGTTAAGGAACAGGTGTGTCTTGATCCCTCACTAGAGCCTTTAGGGCTTCAACATTCCCCAACAGACTTGCCCAACAGTAACACCACCACGCAAAGGCCGAGTGACCTCACAGGGCTGAAAACCAATGATATGACATCATCTGTTGATCTCAGTCGGACACCAGTAAGTGAAAAAGAACCTTTGGACTGCCAGACGAAGCCGTCTAAGATCCCTAACTCAGGGCTGGCCTTTGTGAATAAAAAGATGGTAGAGGTGGTGAATATGTCAGTGTCCTGTGCTCCGACATGCCTGCcattttcttcagttctaaGAGACTCTCCATCCATTGGTGGAATGTCCACTCGCCAGGCTACCTCACCTATTACCCATCAGCCACTGGGCTCCTTTGGTATCATCTCATCGTCTTCGCTCAATGTCCTGAATATGGATGATGAGACCAATGAAAGGATGCtgaagtgagtttttgtttggGCTTAGTTTAGTGTTAGTtaagcaaaatgtttttttaatccatatTGTATATATTCAGTGGTGGCTGGTGGTGAGGATTTCTCACATACGGACCTTGGTGTACatcttagtttgttagcttgatgctaacacataataGAAATGATTTTTGATAGGCTGAAGTTAGCACAGCAATCGGGCTAATTTTAACTGAAGAAACCATCTATTTTTCTTGGCAATATTAAGTTACCCACTTCCCACCATGTTTAATATATAGTTTCTTAAGTTAAGAGATGCTGAGTTAGTTCCTTAGCGTCTCTACAGTcgcttttttttgtgctttaacCCTTAGGTCTGCTTAGTTAAATCAAGTTTAATAGAGTATTTTGTCTGTGCATGACAGACTGAATGTCAATGAATCTCTGTCAACATTGACAAACGAACAGCCAGGCAGCTATTGGCTTCACATCACAAATAGAGGCAAAGATTTCGAGCTGGAGCCCACATTTGCTTCTTTGCTAATGTCTCATTTTTATCAACAAGCACAGACACATGTATTAAGTTGTACATTAGCTTGCTGAACAAGCTACTTCTCAAATATCTGCCAAGAGAGAAGTGCTGATGTTGGCTGGCTAAATAGTACAAAAGCTAGTCAGCTGTAGTATCCAAATAGCTTTGACTTTGCAACAAATATCAAAATTGTTCTGTGCAGACCAATTAATTGCTAACTTAATGACTTAACTTTCACTTTTAAGTGCAGGTTTTATCAACATTGTTTCAAAGAGAACAATATACCTAGGTTAGGACTTTTAGGCTAAAGGAGCCCTCATGAAGCCTTATCTACAGATTGCTCTTGTAATTTTTCTGTTGACAAATTGAGGCTCcaaatgcaaacatgttttgttgtttaggCAGGTGAAAATTATACTTTTATGACAGGGATGTCGGTGAATAATACATCATGTCAATGCAAGCTTGTTTCCAAAATAAACTTTCTTGGAGTGAGATTATAATCCACACAAactacaggagagaaagccaaAAACATGAGGTTTTATGGATATTTGGAGATGACAGCTGACATCTGGTGCAGTAGCTGGCAGTTACTCATACTTGGAAAGCTGAGCATATCAAAATGAAGTGAGGGCAAATTTTAAGCGAGGAAGTCAAGATGAGGTGAAATGCCTCCTGGGTGTATTAAATCACATCAAAGAGTGCAGAAAAATCCATCATGATTAGCTGGAAGTACAGGAATTGGAAACGGATTTGTTTTGACTCCTGCACTGCCAAAGTCTATAACCTGGCTGGATGACTGGGTAATAAAACTTAGATGAGCTTCTTGTAAGTCAAGTCTGTGGGACTTTTGTTTATACGCTTCAGAAGTGAGCAAAGTGAAGTAAGAAATAATCAAATGCAAAATCCAAGCTAGGTTTTTCATTATATGTTTGACCAACTGGATTGATTTACGTTCAAACGAAGCACTTTTGCTGTTATTTAAATCTTATATAAGGATTTTATCACTCATTTTATTGCTCAGATGCAAAACACAAtatcttgttcttttttgtttacaaatgtcatttctttttctccagTTTCTACAAAGCCAAAGAGGAGCTGTTCAAAGAGCTGAACTTTCAGGCCGGCTTGTACAGCGACCTTCCTCTTCTGGCATCGGATCTGCCCTACTTTCCCCCCGAGGAGGACGATGAGGAGTTTGATGACGGCATACACCTTGTGGTTTGTGTCCACGGGCTTGATGGTGGGTCTACACATACATGTAGCTCACTGTGTTAGCTCACTTAATTCAGACTTTATAGCTTATTAGTGCCTGACTGATATGAACAGGTGGGCTGATATAGGAAATTTAGGCTTATTATTAATATATGTTTACTGAAATATGACAGTATAACACTTTTTTCATCTGACACAAAATGCTGAAAATACTATCTGCGGCACATGTAGCAGAATATTACTGAACAGATGCAATCCTTACCACATTACAGCACACAAAGCAAGGCTAGGTCAAACTATTTTTATCCCATCGAAGAAATGGACTGTATCAGCCACAATATGAGTGATGTGTTAGTTTTTACTTTCATTAAAAAGTACAGTTTCAGTCTTGAAAGTCTCATATCAGTCTTGAATGTGTACATCTCTACAGCTTTCCCTGGGGCGGCCGTAGCTCAGTCTATTGGGTCTTGGGTTGGGTTAGCTGGTTCAAGCCCCGATGCAGACCATCATATGGAAGTTGGTTTGGTAGCTGGAGaagtgccagggcacttcccgagtactgccgaggtgcccttgagaaaggcaccgaacccccaactgctctggtgtgCTCCCTGCGTAGCCGTGTGTAGAAGccacactctgacatctctccactaatgcatgtccacacgtcctgtttgtacatgtgtgtgattcgggcctatgtgtgtgagaagcatgtctctcaataacagagtgtaaaactagaatttccctcagggactaataaagtatataaaataaaaaagtaggTTCCTCTGTCTTTTCGGAATTGCAAATGTAATATATTATCCGAGAGTAGGTCTTACAAACTTAACACCATGTACTTCCTGTATACTTCTTCCTTAAAGCATATTCGAGGTGCATCTTTAATGATTAATGGACTCTTTTTATAACAGCTGAGCCAATAAACTGTGTTTATAATATCCTCCTCGCTTCCAGGGAACAGCGCAGACCTTCGTCTGGTGAAGACTTTTATTGAGTTAGGACTACCAGGATCCCGACTGGACTTTCTCATGTCAGAGAGGAACCAGGTGAATTTGCAAGCGACGGCGATCGGAGCACACAGAAAAAGACGTTCAGTTACATTTTCTATAAATGCTGCTGAGCTCTGACAGCTGTGCTTCTCTTTGCCGTATCTCCCTGCAGATTGACACGTTTGCAGATTTTGACACCATGACGGACAGGTTGTTGGATGAGATCATTCAGCATATCCAGCTGTACAATCTCACCGTTGGCAGGATAAGGTTAGTTACCTAGATGTAAAACTGCGAAGCAATCATAACACTGACAACTCTGCTTTCCATTGATTTTGATTGATTATTTGAGGCAAAGTCAAAACAGAGGCAATCATCAGCCTAAGCAGCATTTTCTTTGGTCAGTAGATGGCAGCAGAGACTGTGCATTCATCCAAGGTTTACATCCTTCACTTATGAGAATCACTGTTTCATGATAATATATCGACTTAAGACAAATGCATGGCATAAAATGGATGACCAGCGCTTATCGTACAGTGCCAAAAAGTGTCTGACTTTCACATGATAGACTGTGCTCCTTTATGTGGCATTGTGCTGCTTAGCTCCTTTAAAATTAAGCTATTCATCTTCTGGCTTAATTGCCCTCAATGTGCcaatttatttctgttgtaagAGTTTCCACACAAGTTTGTTAACTTTCTTTATCGTTCTCTTGAGAGTAAGAATCAA contains:
- the fam135b gene encoding protein FAM135B gives rise to the protein MSEVQGTLEFSVELHKFHNVDLFQRGFYQVRAGLKVSPRVPHRVIATTQDNAGECSFSTAGAYDGAVFSRILQILYRNEEIAVNDCMIFKVHLLLDGERVEEALSEVDFQLKLDLHFTDNEQQLAEIATVPLISSRTLSLHFHPRRGLHHHVPVMFDYFHLSVISVSIHASLVALHQPLISFARTGKGSWLGKGSPESSSDPSAMTVENLVFGAGYCKPVISEGSFYVPSENCLQRAHTWHRRLCRLLLVAHRGLHTYYTALMKEIPQLQQTTLNSDLLNVEETLNTLTIQLQLQDGHEKVGEQISRDVSQLCSQLAALWSCFLQTAVLNPHILSYLAQEHHTLRVRRFSEAYFFTEHPKEISLTFQEELINRHGQIATEVRGSDYLTKMPPLPVECLDIDGDWNSLPIIFEDRYVESPQTEIVSHVPTTDGQTKIDRAITSADVIFESRQGAKSPAIPEDPLDGDDCMDLPTYVSLIAKQSKMSTHTSNQHSVPAVDRAKHSLTEAENWKQPDEKQGHLKKSCNPGLRYMDVKPSDVDLYRGEGLVCSSEHNPLIDSDNISVESLPHHTTNDSNDRESENNEEESDIAMPLNHSMDDENEDVPLISLPIAYAQSVVSPFSGDLRKEMSHRGGLVSSKIMKRSSSVISDSGIESEPSSVAWPLEVALRGRPPLDFSSEREIPKQIVCRHPVHRSSLEGLRLESNGSIPSGGIQASLTSISSLPYEEDQTQRQLSKLTKSVSAPQISSPEDTEEDHVLLNQETDSLVEHQDSLRITSSSLNGNLDLEQSKLPILHPSSMANVDHISSEISNSDYLSDTSGTKSFLSGLSEVLLLQESVESPHVKESTIIGNQGEKMNHRTDISAVGASVEDVYLVKTEAVPCSCGNTPCVHKSLADQEKINTGDECQSFHQTTLLSVKEQVCLDPSLEPLGLQHSPTDLPNSNTTTQRPSDLTGLKTNDMTSSVDLSRTPVSEKEPLDCQTKPSKIPNSGLAFVNKKMVEVVNMSVSCAPTCLPFSSVLRDSPSIGGMSTRQATSPITHQPLGSFGIISSSSLNVLNMDDETNERMLNFYKAKEELFKELNFQAGLYSDLPLLASDLPYFPPEEDDEEFDDGIHLVVCVHGLDGNSADLRLVKTFIELGLPGSRLDFLMSERNQIDTFADFDTMTDRLLDEIIQHIQLYNLTVGRISFIGHSLGNIIIRSVLTRPRFRCYLSKLHTFLSLSGPHLGTLYNNSTLVSTGLWLMQKLKKSGSLLQLTFRDHVDPRKTFLYLLSQKPGLQFFKNVVLVASPQDRYVPFHSARIEMCKTAIKDRTTGPVYTEMIKNLLQPLVEAKECRLIRQNVFHALPNTANTLIGRAAHIAVLDSELFLEKFFLVAGLNYFK